The genomic interval GACTTCCGTAACGTATGATCAATTAATCGTCCTTTTATTAATCGTACTTGTAATTACTGCAGCGGTTATGGATGCAGCATATATGGTTATTCCGGATCGGTTGTTGGTTGTGTTTGCTCTTCCTATTCTTTTGACACAGATTTTTAATCATACATGGTTAGTTGGATTGGGCGGCGGGCTTTTTGCTTTTATTCTTTTGCTGTTGTTAGCAGTGCTTTATAAAGGCGGGATTGGGGGCGGAGATATTAAGTTAGTCACAGTTATTGGACTCGGGACTTCGCTTGAGTTTGTTTACTGGTTATTAATTTTCTCTTGCCTTTTGGCGTTTTTTTTCGGAATACTTTCCATTTTCTTGGGGTACAGAGACAAAAATGAAATGGTTCCGTTTGGCCCGGCTATCGCACTCGTTGCCATCTCAATGTTGTTATATAACTAGTACGATCAAAGGGGAGGGGGGAAGACGTTGAATCAATCAAACAGGCAAACTACTATCATTGTAGAGGGGAACAGTGGTTTTCTAAAATCGCATCCACTGATTAAAGCAAACAAATTCGTTAGTCAGCCTAATTTATCAGCAAGTCTTTCGGACATAATAGCCTTAATACAAGAATATAAAATGGATCAGCATATCATTTATTTGTATCAGCCCAGTCACAAAAAACAGCAGGCATTATGGAAACTGCGAAACCTTTTTCTGCCCGAGTTAAATATTAAGCCTTTGCCATACCCTAATAATCATGCAGAAGCTGTTCACTTATTGTTTTTAGTGGCAAGTAACCCAAGTCAAACACTTCAACAAAATCTGTTCGCATGGAACGTATTAAAAGGTCAAATGAAATCGTTTGTCATTCAGCATGCTAAGGCGAAAAAAATCTTGAAAACGAAGGACAAAATAACTTCCGAAGACAAATATATGTTGTATCAAAATGATTTTAATCAAAAGAAACTAAACAAAGGCTTATTAAATGCACTGTTGGAACAGATAAAAGGTTACATAAAGGGCTACAAACTATTAATTATTCAGGAAACAGCTGAGAAGAAGTATCACTATTTACAATCAGTAAATCAAAACGAAACTACTGATGATACGGTTAAAATATCTATTTGTGCAGTTAAAGATTTAGGAGTGGAAAGCAATGGTTGATGCAAAAAGAAAAGCATTTATATTTTTGCTGCTAGCATTTATTTTGGCAGTGATTGCAGGGGGATTAATTATTAATCAGCTTCAGGCGATTGCCGAGTCATCAGGAGAAACAGAAACGATAACGGTTGCAACAGCTGCAAAGAATATTAACAGTTATGAGAAGTTGCAGTCGGGTGATATTGCATGGACGGAAATTCCGGTTACAGAGCAATCAGGAAACTTTATAGAAAATAAATCCCAAATAGATGATGCAATGATTGTGGTTGATATGGAAAAAGGAAATTTTATCACTTCAAATATTCTAAGAACGACACATTCTATCCCTTCCGATCATCGAATAGTCAATTTAAATGTTACTGACAATGTGATTATGGACCAGGATGTGGCTCCAGGTGAAAAAGTAGATATAATCGTTGTCTATAAAAAAGACGGGAATATGTTATCAGAGCGTCTTTTCAGTGGAGTAAGTGTCGTTCAAATGGAAAAGGTGGATAATCAAGAAGCAAAACCGGCTGTTAAGGTCAGTTTAACGGTTGAAAAAGCACGACAACTGATCTATTACCAAAATGTTGCTGAACAAATCAGGGTACTAAGAATCAATGGAGTTGACGAGAAACCTGCAGAACAGAAAGGAAAGTAGTTCATGGATACAAGCGCGCTTTTACTGAGTCAAAATAATGATTGGATTGAAAAAATCATATCTATTTTTAATCAGCTTGGCATTCATCATGAAGTTACCACGGAGAATCTGGGTAACAAACTATTTAATGAGCATGTGATTATTGACGGAAGTTTCATTTCACCCGAAGCATTTAGTGGTGCACCCAATGTTCATACATTAACGGTGCTGGTTGAAAATGAAAACTTTGATGAAGCTAGAAAGTGGATGAATGTAGGGGCAGATGCCATTTTTATTTTTCCGAGTGAAATTGATCGTTTTCATGAATGGTTGAAGGAAATGGATGAACAGATTAAAAATCGCAAGGACTTTATGGGAAATGATGAACATGGTAATGAAGTGTGGGCTTTTTACAGTGCAAAGGGTGGTTCAGGTAAGTCCACGATTTCGGCTATTGTCGCACAGTCGTTAGCTATACACGAGGATAAAAGAGTACTATTAATTGATATGAACAGTCAATATGGCGGCCAAGAGCCATTGTTCGGTTTGGAGTCAGGACGTTCTTACGAGCAATTGCAAATAGTTTTGGATGAATTGACGCCGGAACATATCATGAATGTCAGTAACCAAACCGTAACCGGAGTAAACGTATTGCTTGGTCCTTCAAATCCAATGAAATCAGCGGACTTGCCGGAATACCTGCTGCCCAAGGTTATAAAAGTAGCTAAAACATATTTTGACTATGTACTTCTGGATTTGCCTACTGAATTAAGTGACAGAAGCTATGCTGGATTAAGTGAGGCTACGAGGGTTTTCTATGTTTTAAACGGTGATAGTTTGTCTATTCGGGCATTCAAACAGGCCAGGTCTTTATTTGACCGATTGGCTTTGAAAAACGGAGACAATTTTAACGTTATTCTAAACAGGGACAGTTCAAAGAGCGAACTTCAGGAAAAAGATGTAGAGAAAATAATTGACGAACCGATATTTACCAAAATAAGTGCCGACTTTTCCGGTCTTCAGCCTATGATTAATATGGGGTATCCGTTCTTTGAAAAGAAAAAGGATAAAGGAAATAATAAAGTGAGCCGGGATGTGAGAAAGCTGGTGCTTCAAGTTATGGAGGGGGATAATCATGTCGTGGGTACATAAACTTCGTGAAAATGGCTCAGCAGATGACATGGGAACCAGCGGTCAATTAGATGAACTCGTTAATCATTTTAAACAGAGACTGCTTAACGAAGCGAACCTTGATTCCATTACGTCATTGCCTTCCCAGGAGAGAAAACAAACCATTGAACGTTTACTGCTACAAATGATTAGTGAAGAGAAAATTATTGTTAAACAGGAAGATCTTAAGCAGATTGTCAATTTTATTATTAATGAGTCGGTGGGGTATGGACCACTTGAAAAACTGCTGGCAGATGATTCCATAACTGAAATTATGGTTAATGGACCATCGGAAATTTACATTGAACGTCATGGTAAACTTTCAAAAACGGATGTTCGTTTCAGAGACGAAAATCATATCCGTCATATCATCGACCGGGTGATTGCACCGCTAGGCAGAAGGATTGACGAAAGTTCACCAATGGTAGATGCCAGGCTTCATGATGGCAGCAGGGTTAATGCGATTGTCCCGCCCATCAGCCTTGACAGTCCATCACTGACAATCCGTAAATTTCGCAAGACACCATTTTCGATGAATGATTTATTAAATTACAGCTCCATGACCGAGGAAATGGCTTCATTTTTACAGGCGGCCATCATGTCGAAATGTAATATTATTGTGTCCGGTGGTACCGGAAGCGGGAAGACAACACTGTTAAATGTGTTATCGGAATCTATCGTTCAGGGAGAGAGAATTGTAACAATAGAGGATATGGCTGAACTGAGATTTCAGTATGATAATATTGTCCGACTGGAGGCGCGCCCGGAAAATGCTGAAGGAACGGGGACCATCACGATAAGGCAATTGGTAAAAAACGCGTTAAGAATGCGGCCTGACCGCATCATTGTCGGGGAGGTAAGAGGAACGGAGGCCTTCGATATGCTACAGGCTATGAATACCGGTCATGAAGGTTCACTTACTACGGTTCACGCAAATTCCCCGAAAGATGCGCTCGGCCGTTTGGAAGCAATGGTTATTATGTCCGGTCTTCAATTAACAACCGATGTTATATCCAAGTATTTCGTTGGGGCGATAGATTTAATTGTCCAAATGGATAGGTTAATAGACGGTAATAGAAAGATTACCAGAATCTCGGAATTATCTACTAATGAAAATGGTTTGGTTGTCAATGATATTTATCGATTCAATCAGACATCTGCAAATAGCCAAGGTCAAGTAAAAGGTGACTTTGAATTAACTGATTACAGGCCGGAAGTGATTGATCGTTTTCGTCGGTATGGGTTGGATATCCCCGAAGATATGCGCGAGAAGGCAGGTTGGTTGTAATGATGCAGGTAATGGTTTTATCGCTTTCTATTTTTTCGGCAATGGTAGGGACATATTATTCGTTTCGTGCTATTAAGTTAAGAAAAAAACGCAGCAAGATTTATACGTCGTTTAATGTAAAGGAACAGAGTGAGCGCAGGAGCTTTATGATGAAATTCGGTGATAAGTTTGACCGTTCAAGTGTTGGTAAAGATCTTTTATTGCGCCTTCAGCGGGCAGACATAAATATAAAGCCTTCAGAATTCATGATGTTGTTTTTGTTAATATTTAGCGTTTTATGGGTGATAAACAATAAATTACTGCAGTTAATGTTTCCTTTGGATGGTTTGTTGGCTTTTGCGATTGTCTATTTTTCGTCGCGTTTCCTTTTATCTTCAAGGAAAAACAAACGATTGGAGAAACTTAACGCCCAACTTCCGGAGATATGCAGACTAATGGCTAATTCTTTAAAAGCAGGCTTAACGATTCAGCAGGGGATTAAGAATTGCGCAGATGACCTAAATGAACCGGCAAAGACTGATTTTCAAATTATTGATAAAGAACTGGCCATTGGCGAGGACTTAGAATCGACATTGAATCGGTTCAGGGATAAATCTTCGTCAAGTGATGTCAATATTTTTGTCGGGACGCTTCTTATTCAGAAACAGGTAGGAGG from Lentibacillus cibarius carries:
- a CDS encoding CpaE family protein; the protein is MDTSALLLSQNNDWIEKIISIFNQLGIHHEVTTENLGNKLFNEHVIIDGSFISPEAFSGAPNVHTLTVLVENENFDEARKWMNVGADAIFIFPSEIDRFHEWLKEMDEQIKNRKDFMGNDEHGNEVWAFYSAKGGSGKSTISAIVAQSLAIHEDKRVLLIDMNSQYGGQEPLFGLESGRSYEQLQIVLDELTPEHIMNVSNQTVTGVNVLLGPSNPMKSADLPEYLLPKVIKVAKTYFDYVLLDLPTELSDRSYAGLSEATRVFYVLNGDSLSIRAFKQARSLFDRLALKNGDNFNVILNRDSSKSELQEKDVEKIIDEPIFTKISADFSGLQPMINMGYPFFEKKKDKGNNKVSRDVRKLVLQVMEGDNHVVGT
- a CDS encoding CpaF family protein; protein product: MSWVHKLRENGSADDMGTSGQLDELVNHFKQRLLNEANLDSITSLPSQERKQTIERLLLQMISEEKIIVKQEDLKQIVNFIINESVGYGPLEKLLADDSITEIMVNGPSEIYIERHGKLSKTDVRFRDENHIRHIIDRVIAPLGRRIDESSPMVDARLHDGSRVNAIVPPISLDSPSLTIRKFRKTPFSMNDLLNYSSMTEEMASFLQAAIMSKCNIIVSGGTGSGKTTLLNVLSESIVQGERIVTIEDMAELRFQYDNIVRLEARPENAEGTGTITIRQLVKNALRMRPDRIIVGEVRGTEAFDMLQAMNTGHEGSLTTVHANSPKDALGRLEAMVIMSGLQLTTDVISKYFVGAIDLIVQMDRLIDGNRKITRISELSTNENGLVVNDIYRFNQTSANSQGQVKGDFELTDYRPEVIDRFRRYGLDIPEDMREKAGWL
- a CDS encoding prepilin peptidase, with protein sequence MLGTAKLVADDMVVELTVAFLMAAMTVLLIKSMLPFYTVTHLRTKHIFMTRSFLVLIITYFFITRATGLTSVTYDQLIVLLLIVLVITAAVMDAAYMVIPDRLLVVFALPILLTQIFNHTWLVGLGGGLFAFILLLLLAVLYKGGIGGGDIKLVTVIGLGTSLEFVYWLLIFSCLLAFFFGILSIFLGYRDKNEMVPFGPAIALVAISMLLYN
- a CDS encoding SAF domain-containing protein, translated to MVDAKRKAFIFLLLAFILAVIAGGLIINQLQAIAESSGETETITVATAAKNINSYEKLQSGDIAWTEIPVTEQSGNFIENKSQIDDAMIVVDMEKGNFITSNILRTTHSIPSDHRIVNLNVTDNVIMDQDVAPGEKVDIIVVYKKDGNMLSERLFSGVSVVQMEKVDNQEAKPAVKVSLTVEKARQLIYYQNVAEQIRVLRINGVDEKPAEQKGK
- a CDS encoding type II secretion system F family protein gives rise to the protein MMQVMVLSLSIFSAMVGTYYSFRAIKLRKKRSKIYTSFNVKEQSERRSFMMKFGDKFDRSSVGKDLLLRLQRADINIKPSEFMMLFLLIFSVLWVINNKLLQLMFPLDGLLAFAIVYFSSRFLLSSRKNKRLEKLNAQLPEICRLMANSLKAGLTIQQGIKNCADDLNEPAKTDFQIIDKELAIGEDLESTLNRFRDKSSSSDVNIFVGTLLIQKQVGGNLGNILDNMAQTLESRSRVYKEIRSATAEGKSVAYILPLMPVIMCGMMSLIIPGFLNPLFTVFGLILLGVVGGIIFIGIMIIKRLTTIKV